A genome region from Acipenser ruthenus chromosome 29, fAciRut3.2 maternal haplotype, whole genome shotgun sequence includes the following:
- the LOC117427020 gene encoding dolichol-phosphate mannosyltransferase subunit 1-like, giving the protein MASRKSSAKCKEGADKYSVLLPTYNERENLPLIVWLLVKYFGETGYNYEVIVIDDGSPDGTLEIAEQLQKIYGSDKIVSKQTSKLLSIGTAYIHGMQHATGNYIIIMDADLSHHPKFIPEFIRRQKDGNYDIVSGTRYSGDGGVYGWDLKRKVISRGANFITQILLRPSASDLTGSFRLYRKEVLQKLVEKCVSKGYVFQMEMIVRARQLGYSIGEVPISFVDRVYGESKLGGNEIVSFVKGLLTLFATT; this is encoded by the exons ATGGCTAGTCGAAAAAGTTCGGCTAAGTGCAAAGAAGGAGCCGACAAATACTCAGTTTTATTACCCACCTATAACGAGAGGGAGAATCTACCTTTAATCGTGTGGCTGCTGGTCAAATACTTTGGTGAAAC tgggtACAACTACGAGGTGATTGTTATTGATGATGGAAGCCCAGACGGGACTTTGGAGATTGCTGAACAGTTGCAAAAGATCTATGGTTCAGATAAAATTGTAAGTAAGCAGACGAGCAAATTA CTCTCCATAGGAACAGCCTACATACATGGGATGCAGCACGCTactggaaattacattataaTCATGGATGCTGACCTTTCACACCAC CCCAAATTTATTCCAGAATTTATCAG AAGACAGAAAGACGGTAATTATGACATAGTGTCTGGGACTCGATACAGCGGAGATGGAGGTGTGTATGGCTGGGATCTAAAAAGAAAAGTTATCAG CCGAGGAGCAAACTTCATTACGCAGATACTGCTGAGACCAAGCGCGTCCGATTTAACTGGCAGTTTCAG GCTCTACAGAAAAGAAGTGCTTCAAAAACTGGTGGAAAAATGCGTCTCCAAAGGTTATGTGTTTCAGATGGAGATGATTGTTCGAGCAAGACAGCTGGGATACAGCATTGGAGAG gttcCAATTTCGTTTGTTGATCGCGTGTATGGAGAATCCAAACTAGGAGGGAATGAAATCGTCTCCTTTGTTAAAGGGCTGCTGACACTGTTCGCTACGACATAG
- the LOC117433746 gene encoding potassium voltage-gated channel subfamily G member 1-like: MTLLTGEGSDYDYSALSCASDTSINQRPFTESEVVKGTFYQRAQLISPGKDIYSTVRPGDRKHHAIINVGGIKYLLPWTTLEDFPLTRLGQLKFCTNFDEIMSLCDDYDVTCNEFFFDRNPGAFRTIMTFLRVGKLRMLREVCALSFQEELLYWGIEEDSLDWCCKRKYLQKIEEFNEMYKREELTETDQPCEVPPVTRLGHCMGKLRDMVERPQSGLPGKIFACLSVLFVTITAVNLSISTMPALREEEENGECSQMCYNIFIVESVCVAWFSLEFTLRFIQARSKFDFLKTPLNLIDIFAILPYYITLLVDITSADDKKPGSGNNYLDKVGLVLRILRALRILYVMRLARHSLGLQTLGLTARRCTREFGLLLLFLCVAIALFSPLLYLIENEMSGSQDFTSIPACYWWAVITMTTVGYGDMVPRSIPGQVVALSSILSGILLMAFPVTSIFHTFSRSYIELKQKQQRDMRRRTHFLFKTKSQLSDISLESDILFHSVSSEMRDND; this comes from the exons ATGACTCTGCTGACAGGAGAAGGTTCTGACTACGACTACAGCGCTCTCAGCTGTGCCTCGGACACCTCCATCAACCAACGCCCCTTCACGGAGAGCGAGGTCGTCAAGGGAACGTTTTACCAAAGAGCACAGCTGATCTCCCCAGGGAAGGACATCTACAGCACAGTGCGCCCTGGAGACCGGAAGCATCACGCCATCATAAACGTAGGAGGGATCAAGTATCTTCTGCCATGGACCACCTTAGAAGACTTCCCTCTGACCCGACTTGGACAGCTCAAGTTCTGCACCAACTTTGATGAGATCATGAGCCTATGCGATGACTACGACGTAACCTGCAACGAGTTCTTCTTCGACCGGAACCCAGGAGCCTTCCGGACCATCATGACCTTCTTGAGGGTAGGAAAGCTGAGGATGCTCCGCGAGGTGTGCGCCTTGTCTTTCCAAGAAGAGCTGCTCTACTGGGGGATCGAGGAGGACAGTCTGGACTGGTGCTGCAAGAGGAAGTACCTCCAGAAAATCGAGGAGTTCAACGAGATGTACAAGAGGGAGGAGTTGACGGAGACCGATCAACCATGCGAGGTTCCACCAGTGACCAGGCTCGGGCACTGCATGGGGAAACTCCGAGACATGGTGGAGAGGCCACAGTCTGGGCTGCCTGGAAAAATctttgcctgtctgtctgtgctgtTTGTGACAATCACTGCAGTTAACCTGTCCATAAGCACCATGCCGGCTCTGAGAGAAGAAGAAGAGAAT GGCGAGTGTTCACAGATGTGCTACAACATTTTCATTGTGGAGAGCGTTTGCGTGGCTTGGTTTTCCTTAGAATTCACTCTGCGCTTCATCCAAGCACGGAGCAAATTTGATTTCCTGAAAACACCCCTGAATCTCATTGACATCTTTGCCATCCTACCCTATTACATCACCTTGCTGGTCGACATCACCTCAGCAGACGATAAAAAGCCGGGGTCTGGCAATAATTACCTGGACAAGGTCGGCCTAGTGCTACGTATCCTCCGGGCCTTGAGAATCTTATACGTGATGCGACTTGCTAGACACTCCCTGGGCCTTCAGACGCTAGGACTCACAGCGAGACGTTGTACCAGAGAGTTTGGCCTACTACTGCTCTTCCTGTGTGTGGCTATAGCGCTTTTCTCCCCTCTGTTATACCTCATTGAAAACGAAATGTCAGGCTCTCAAGACTTCACAAGCATACCTGCCTGTTACTGGTGGGCAGTGATCACCATGACAACGGTAGGCTATGGAGATATGGTTCCCAGAAGCATTCCTGGCCAGGTGGTGGCCCTAAGCAGCATTTTGAGTGGAATTCTGCTGATGGCCTTCCCTGTGACTTCTATCTTCCACACTTTCTCCAGGTCCTACATAGAGCTGAAGCAAAAACAGCAGAGGGATATGCGCAGACGAACGCATTTCCTTTTTAAGACCAAGTCCCAGCTTAGCGACATTTCTCTGGAGAGTGACATTCTGTTCCACAGTGTGTCTTCTGAAATGAGAGATAATGACTGA